From the genome of Desulfonatronum sp. SC1:
TGGCCATGCATGCCGCGCGGCAATGTCGCTTTGACCAGGTCGGCTTCGACATCTGTGAATATCAGAACCGATTCTACATCTTCGAAGCCAATATGGCCTTCGGCATGGACGGATTCAAGGCGGCGGGCCTGGATTTTCGGATCATTCTCCGCGACCTGGTGGAGAGCGACGTTCTATGAGCGGAGCAGGGGCGGTTCTTAGCCGGCCACGGGCTTGCCCGTGAAACTGGAATGACGCGAACACCCTCAGGCAAAGCGCCTAGCACTTGATGAACATGAGCCTGGGGCTGGAAACCGAGAATTTCGACCTTTTGCTGTGGGCAAAAAACATCCCAGATAGACTAAGCCCGCGATCAGAAAAAACGTCATCCTTTCTCCTCGTGCACGGTTTTACGGGTTTGTTTGACGGTCCCGCGCCGTTTCTTCCGGTCCAACCTGCGTTGTCGCGCCGCCAGGGTCGGCTTGGTGGGGCGGCGCGGTCGGGGTGGGCGCCAGGATTCGGCGATCAGTTCCGCCAGCCGAAACAAGGCATCGGAACGGTTGCGTTCTTGCGTCCGGTGTCGGCGAGCCTCGATGATCAACTCTCCCTCGTCGGTCATCCGTCTGCCGGCTCGAAGGATCAGTCGTCGGCGAACATCCTCGGGCAGCAGCGGGGTGGAGTGAACGGTGAAGCGCAGGCGCACCGCCGTGGAAACCTTGTTCACATTCTGCCCGCCCGGTCCGGAACTGCGCAGAAACTCCAACTCCACGTCGGGAGAGCGTTCGAGCTGGTCAGGGGATATTGGGAAGAGGGGCATGGTGGTGTGGGACGACGGGGGGATGGCGAATTATATCAATCACTGGACCTTTTTTGAACGACATTGCCCAGGATGATCAGGAATAATCCGACTATAGTCGAGGGCAAAATTTCTTCTCCCACGAAAACACGGATGAAGATCAGCGAGAGGAATGGCGAGAAGTAGATCAGATTGCCCACCTGGGCCGTGGTCCGGGAGAGTTTCAGGGCTTTGAGCCAGAAGATGAAGGTGATGCCCATTTCGAACACGCCCACGTAGGCCGCGCCGAGCAGGCCGGGGAGGTTGACGGCTAGAGGGTCGGAGAACAGGAACGTCACCGGGAGGATGTAGGCGAACCCAAAGGCGAAGTTCAGGAACAGCCTGAGCACCGGGTCCATGGCGTCCCGGGTGTTGAAGATCCAGTACAGGGCCCAGATCACGGTGCTTCCCAGGGCCAGTCCCGCGCCCAGCGGGTCGGCGAAGGACAGGCCGAACAGGTCGCCCCGTGTGCAGATGGTCAGCACCCCCAGGTAGCTCACGCCCATGGCCAAAAAGTCGCGGCCCGTGATCCGCTGGCCCAGCAGGGGGATGGAGAGCAGGGCCAGGGTGATGGCCCAGGTGTAGTTCAGGGGCTGGGCCTCCTGGGCTGGGAGAAGGTCGTAAGCCTTGAACAGAACCAGGTAGTAGAGAAACGGGTTGAGCAGCCCCAATAGGGCCGAGCGGCCCAGGTCCGTGCCGGACAGGCCGCGCAGGGAGCGCAGCCTGCCTTGGGCGATCAGAACCGCCAGCAGTGTCAGCGCGGAAACCAAGGTGGAGATGCACAGCAATTGGATCGGATCCACGTGGCGCAGGGAAATTTTGAAGGCCGAAGCCACGGTGGACCAGAGCAGGACCGTGGCCAAGCCGTAGGCGTATGCCGTGCGTTGGGTGTTCATGGTGTGCGTTGATGGCGAAGAAACGGGTGATGCGGGGAATAGTGTCGAGCCAGAGGATACTGCATCGAACGAGGTGTTTTCTAACGGGATTCCGCGGGATGCACAATGGACGACTCTATCCCGGGCCGGTTTCGAACTGCCGTTTCAGGCAGTGATTATCACGCGGTTTTCATGCGATGGTCTTGCCGTGATTCGAAAATGATTGCGGAAATCGTTTATATTGACAGTGGTCTTTCTGTTGAGCTAGTTGAGCCGCCATGCATTTTTACGGACATCTTTCGATCCATGACCGTGGGCAAGGCGCTCCATTTTTCAGGTACGGCTGTCCGGTTGTGTTTTCCATGTTCGGCTGGCGTACGATTTGCCATTTCAGTCCTGGTTTCGGCGCTGTAGGTGCGGCTGGGGTCTGGATGATAACACTCAGCAAAAGGAGAGACGGTAATGAGAAGGTTTCTGGTTTTGGCCCTGCTGACCGTATTTGTTTTTGGCTTCTCTGGAGCGGCCCAGGCCGTGGAACTCAAGGCCAAGGGCTCGTGGCGAGTGCACTTCAACGCCATTAAGAATCCGACGTTCGACAAGGATGAAAAGTGGGACACTTTTGCCGCCATGCAGAGGATGCGAACCAATTTCGATTTCATCGCCAGTGAGAATCTGAAGGGAGTGCTGCAGTTGGAAATCGGCGACATAACCTGGGGCGGCGAGGATGGCGGGGCTTTGGCGGATCGTGCCGTGAACATTAAGACCCGTTACGCGTACATCGATTTCAAACTGCCGGGCACGAACATGGATTTCAGGGCTGGACGACAGGACGTGACCCTGCCCAGCACTCTTGGCTCGCATATTCTGGAAGACGATGTTGCCGCCATGTTGACACACCTGCCGTTCAACGAAGCGGTCGGCCTGACCCTGGGGTGGGCACGTGCGTATGATCATGCAAGGGTCAATCCGGACGACATCACCAAGAAATGGGATGACGAGGTGGACGTGTTCCTGGGCGTACTGCCCATCAGCCTGGATGGCATCAATCTGAACCCCATTGTCGTCTATTCCCGTTGGGGCAAGGATTTCAACCTCTATGAGCTGGATAATCCGAAAAACGCCAACATGTGGCACGCTGGACTCAATATCGAGGTGTCTTTGCTCGATCCCGTCTCCATCCTTGGTGATGTCAACTACGGCCAGGTGACGTGGGCGGAAGATTTCAAGCAGTCCGGTTGGATCGGGGCGCTGGCCGTGCAATATGCCATGGACATGATGACCCCGGAAGTGTTCTTTCTCTATGAAAGCGGCGAAGGGGCCGATTTCCGGGACGGCCGCAAAAGCAAGCGCATGCCCGTGATCGGTACGGATGGCGGTTCGGTGGCCACCGGCATTGGTTACGGCGGTGCTACGGAATTCGCGGACGACAATTTCGTGCGCGGTCTGTTGGCTGAAATCGATCCCATGGGATATCAAGCCGATGAAGGTGCAGTGGGTCTGTGGGCCGTGGGCGCCGCGTTGCGGGACATCACCTTTATTGAGGATTTGTCCCATGAATTCGTGGTGTCGTACGCCAGAGGCACGAACCATAAGGATAACTTGAACCTGATGACCACCAAGGACAGCTATTGGGAAGTAGACTTTAACACCAATTGGCGGATGTACGAGAATCTGGCCCTGGTCCTGGAGTTGGCTTACGGTAAATTGAAGCTGGACGACATGAATATCGGACGAAGCGATCTGGCCAAGGACGCGCTGTATCGAGGCGCTCTGGGCTTTGTTTACGATTTCTAAGTCGGCTCTGCCCTTCAGCAATCAAAAAGGCCGCCCGGATGGGCGGCCTTTTTGATTGGGATATGATTGGAGTAACTACTCACCTGCGTTCCGGCTTGTCGTGAAAATGTGCTGAGTAGTTACTAATTGGAAGCCTTACTTCTTCCAGCTTTCGAACTGCTCCGGGTTTTCGCGCAGAAAACGCTTGGCGTTTTCCAGGCGGTCCGCGCCGGATTCCTGGTTCCAGGCCATGATCATCTGCAACTGGTTGGGGCTTTCATAACCGAAGTTCTTCAGGAAGTTGTAAACTTCCGGTTTGTCTTCCTTGAGGCCCTGACGCACGATGGTGTGGATGCTTTCTTCACCGCCCAGGATGCCCTTGGGGTCGTCCAGGTACTTCAGATCCCAGACGCCAAACATCCAGTGCGGGGACCAAGCGGTGACGACAACCCATTCATCGCGGTCCACGGCGTTGCTCAAGGCTCCGGTCATGGTGGCGTCGCTGCCTTCAATCAGTTCCAGGTTGGTTAAACCGTACTCCCGGACCGCGTCTTCGGAGAGACGCATCAGGCCGGCGCCAGGATCGATGCCGATGATCCGTCTGTTGAACTTGTCCGCGTGGTCGTTCATTTCAGCGATGGAGTTGATGGTCACGTAGGAGGGCACGGCCCAACCCAGTTTGGCGCCGCCGACAATGGGGCCCAGGTCTTCCACGGAGTCCTTGACCCGCTCATAGTAGTCGGCGTGGGTCACGGGCAGCCAGGCGGTGACCATTCCGTCAACGTTCCCGGTCCCCACGGCCTGCCACATGGCCGCGGCGGCCACCGGCAGAATTTCCACGTCATAGCCCATTTCCTCCAGGGCCGCCTGGACCACATGGGTGCTGGCCGCTGCGCAGTCCCATTCCACGTAGGCGATGCGCACGGACTTGTCCCGGGCGGACGCCGTACCGGCGGTTACAAACAAAATTACCATCAGTGCCAGCAGGATGCGAAACAGTTTTCCACTCATCATGTAATACCTCCTTGGTTTCAGGTTCGCAGTCCGTTGAAAAACACTCAATTGCCGCGTCGCTGCAAATAAACAAACTCTCACGTATGAATAAATACGCTTCGACCTTGATTTTTTTTGCTCCTTGCACTTGGGGTTTTTGAACGAACTGCCGGATAAAAACTTTTTCAATACGCAGTTAGGTGAGGGTTAGTTTTTCTTGGTGCCGAAGTGCTGCAGGACGCGGTCCAGGATGATGGCCACGATCACGATGCCCAGGCCGGCTTCGAAACCGCTGCCCATTTGCAGGCGCTGGATGGCCCGCCAGACCTCGCCGCCCAGGCCCCGGGCACCGATCATGGCCGCGATGACCACCATGGACAGACCGAGCATAACGGTCTGGTTAACGCCGGCCATGATGGTCGGCGTGGCCAGGGGCAGTTGCAGCTTGAACAGCTTTTGCCACTTGGTGGAGCCGAAGGCGTCGGCGCATTCCACCAGTTCCCGCGGCACCTGCTTGATGCCCAGGCAGGTCAGACGGATGGCCGGGGGCATGGAGAAGATCACCGTGGCAAAGATGGCGGCCACCTTGCCCAGGCCGAAAAAGGGGATCGCCGGGATCAGATAGACGAAGGCCGGCATGGTCTGCATCACGTCCAGGACCGGCTGCACGACCCGGTTCACGCCGCCGTGCAGGGCGGCCAGGATGCCGATGGGAATGCCGATGCTCAGGGCGGTCAGGGTGGCGATGAGCACCAGGGTGATGGTGCTCACCGTGGGCACCCACAGGCCCATGTTCCAGATCAGGGCCAGACCCAGCAGCGTAAAGATTCCGATGCCCCGTTTCCTGGTCAGCCAGAAAGTCAGTCCGGCCGCGGCCAGGATGAACAGCCAGGGCGGCAGGAACAGCAGCCCGTTTTCAATGGCCCGGATCACGATCTCCATGACCCTGGTGAAGGCGATGGTCAGAAAGGAAAAGTTGGTGACCAAAAAGTCGATGATCGCCTCAATGGTCGCCCCAATAGGTATTTTAGGCATCGTTGTTCCTCCCGCGTTCGGCCAAGGCCGCCAGCAACGACCCGCGAATGATCACGCCCATCAGTCTGCCGTCAGCGCTGACAACCGGCAGCGGATGGGGCAGGTTGGCCATGATCGGAATCAGGTCCGCGGCCGGGGTCTCCGGAGGCACGCTGACGAAGTCGGTTTGCATGATGTGGTGCAATTCGGTCTCGCCGCGCTTGGAGGCTTCGGAGGCCTCGTCGGCCGAGACGTAGCCGATGACCTTGTGTTTCTCGTCGTGGACGAAAATCTGGGACAGCCCCTGTTTCTGCATGAAGCGTAGCGCGGATTTGGGACCGTGGGCCGAAAGGAAAGCCACGGCCTTGGGCTTGATCATCACGGTCTCAGCGGTGAGCACTTTGGTAATGTCCACGTTTTCCACGAAGCGGGAGACGTACTCATTGGCCGGATTGGTCAGGATCTGCTCCGCAGTGCCGATCTGGACGATGGCTCCGTCCTTCATCAGCACGATCCGGTCTCCGAGCTTCAAAGCCTCGTCCAGGTCGTGGCTGATGAACAGGATGGTCTTTTGCATCTTGCTTTGCAGATTGATCAACTCGTCCTGCATGTCCCCGCGGATCAGGGGATCCAGGGCGCTGAAGGCTTCGTCCATGAGCAGGATGTCCGGATCCAGGGCCAGGGCCCGGGCCAGTCCGACGCGTTGCTGCATGCCGCCGGAAAGATTGACCGGGTAGTAGTCTTCCCAGCCCTTCAGGCCAACCTGCTCCAGGGCGATCATGGCCTTATCGCGCCGTTTTGCCTGGTCCATACCTTGGATTTCCAGGCCGTACTCGGCATTCTGACAGACCGTGCGATGGGGGAACAGGGCAAAATTCTGGAAGACCATGCCCAGCTTGGTCAGCCGGACCTGGCGCAACTCGTCCATGGAAAGGGTGGTGATGTCCTGATCGTCGATCAGGATCTTGCCGGCGGTGGGCTCGATCAAGCGATTGATGCACCGGACCAGGGTCGATTTGCCGCTACCGGAAAGACCCATGACTACGACGATCTCACCCGCGGCCACGGTAAAGCTGGCATCCGCCACGCCCACCCCGCACCCGGTTTTTTCCAGAATCTTGTCTTTCCCGACCCCGGACTGAAGCAGCTTCAAGGCTTCCTTGGAGTTGGAGCCGAAAATTTTCGTCAGGTGCTCGACGCGAATTTTCGGTTCCCGGGTGGTTTCTGACATGAAGAGTTTCCTCTGTTGATGGTGAAAAGTGTCTGTAAGCAATATCCCATTAAATTATCTCAATCATGGGGCTATGTCAACACAATGCCGGATTGATTTGCGATCAAGGAAATTAGATGTCTGTCCAGGGCAGAGGTGCAAGACTGGAGGAATCACAGCCTAGTGTGACTCAT
Proteins encoded in this window:
- a CDS encoding proline/glycine betaine ABC transporter permease — its product is MPKIPIGATIEAIIDFLVTNFSFLTIAFTRVMEIVIRAIENGLLFLPPWLFILAAAGLTFWLTRKRGIGIFTLLGLALIWNMGLWVPTVSTITLVLIATLTALSIGIPIGILAALHGGVNRVVQPVLDVMQTMPAFVYLIPAIPFFGLGKVAAIFATVIFSMPPAIRLTCLGIKQVPRELVECADAFGSTKWQKLFKLQLPLATPTIMAGVNQTVMLGLSMVVIAAMIGARGLGGEVWRAIQRLQMGSGFEAGLGIVIVAIILDRVLQHFGTKKN
- the arfB gene encoding alternative ribosome rescue aminoacyl-tRNA hydrolase ArfB; translation: MPLFPISPDQLERSPDVELEFLRSSGPGGQNVNKVSTAVRLRFTVHSTPLLPEDVRRRLILRAGRRMTDEGELIIEARRHRTQERNRSDALFRLAELIAESWRPPRPRRPTKPTLAARQRRLDRKKRRGTVKQTRKTVHEEKG
- a CDS encoding glycine betaine/L-proline ABC transporter ATP-binding protein, yielding MSETTREPKIRVEHLTKIFGSNSKEALKLLQSGVGKDKILEKTGCGVGVADASFTVAAGEIVVVMGLSGSGKSTLVRCINRLIEPTAGKILIDDQDITTLSMDELRQVRLTKLGMVFQNFALFPHRTVCQNAEYGLEIQGMDQAKRRDKAMIALEQVGLKGWEDYYPVNLSGGMQQRVGLARALALDPDILLMDEAFSALDPLIRGDMQDELINLQSKMQKTILFISHDLDEALKLGDRIVLMKDGAIVQIGTAEQILTNPANEYVSRFVENVDITKVLTAETVMIKPKAVAFLSAHGPKSALRFMQKQGLSQIFVHDEKHKVIGYVSADEASEASKRGETELHHIMQTDFVSVPPETPAADLIPIMANLPHPLPVVSADGRLMGVIIRGSLLAALAERGRNNDA
- a CDS encoding DMT family transporter; this encodes MNTQRTAYAYGLATVLLWSTVASAFKISLRHVDPIQLLCISTLVSALTLLAVLIAQGRLRSLRGLSGTDLGRSALLGLLNPFLYYLVLFKAYDLLPAQEAQPLNYTWAITLALLSIPLLGQRITGRDFLAMGVSYLGVLTICTRGDLFGLSFADPLGAGLALGSTVIWALYWIFNTRDAMDPVLRLFLNFAFGFAYILPVTFLFSDPLAVNLPGLLGAAYVGVFEMGITFIFWLKALKLSRTTAQVGNLIYFSPFLSLIFIRVFVGEEILPSTIVGLFLIILGNVVQKRSSD
- a CDS encoding outer membrane homotrimeric porin, with the translated sequence MRRFLVLALLTVFVFGFSGAAQAVELKAKGSWRVHFNAIKNPTFDKDEKWDTFAAMQRMRTNFDFIASENLKGVLQLEIGDITWGGEDGGALADRAVNIKTRYAYIDFKLPGTNMDFRAGRQDVTLPSTLGSHILEDDVAAMLTHLPFNEAVGLTLGWARAYDHARVNPDDITKKWDDEVDVFLGVLPISLDGINLNPIVVYSRWGKDFNLYELDNPKNANMWHAGLNIEVSLLDPVSILGDVNYGQVTWAEDFKQSGWIGALAVQYAMDMMTPEVFFLYESGEGADFRDGRKSKRMPVIGTDGGSVATGIGYGGATEFADDNFVRGLLAEIDPMGYQADEGAVGLWAVGAALRDITFIEDLSHEFVVSYARGTNHKDNLNLMTTKDSYWEVDFNTNWRMYENLALVLELAYGKLKLDDMNIGRSDLAKDALYRGALGFVYDF
- a CDS encoding glycine betaine ABC transporter substrate-binding protein, with product MVILFVTAGTASARDKSVRIAYVEWDCAAASTHVVQAALEEMGYDVEILPVAAAAMWQAVGTGNVDGMVTAWLPVTHADYYERVKDSVEDLGPIVGGAKLGWAVPSYVTINSIAEMNDHADKFNRRIIGIDPGAGLMRLSEDAVREYGLTNLELIEGSDATMTGALSNAVDRDEWVVVTAWSPHWMFGVWDLKYLDDPKGILGGEESIHTIVRQGLKEDKPEVYNFLKNFGYESPNQLQMIMAWNQESGADRLENAKRFLRENPEQFESWKK